A section of the Paracoccaceae bacterium genome encodes:
- a CDS encoding ABC transporter substrate-binding protein codes for MKRILLTGVAAIILPGAALANCPAISVADMGGVAAGEFPQQYELAEFQDAAGCTMEFSANPDSAALNGQIAGNGDLPDLADRLPSEPLVVVPYAGVGKYGGTLDVLSNATEAGTSDFLSVRHVNLVRYSDDLQTIVPNIAKSWEWNDDFTQLTFHLRAGHKWSDGAPFTSADVKFWYDDLHMDTNIFEAPKDYVTVAGERMTVDAPDETTVVFNLPAPKPGLLAHFATHFGQGFQPKHFLGQFHPGINADADSLAQSLGFENGYDAIKAYWGNSDWTDTPSPMLSKPDLVGGLPKATLPTLESHIYVTDTTEGRHLVANPYFHQVDTTGQQLPYIGEQDEVYINDNEVRILKLVNGEVDYKSQSLQLPSAPLLLENQEAGNYSIYLKPEITLGAFGFNVTHEDEAKRAIFGDLSFREAMSIAINRDELNETAFFGLGNGTQYVGFSPLPEFVDPAWESYMTDFDPDAANAKLDAMGLADTDGDGLREMPNGDKLVLNLNYSTQGIAGQTVELVSQYWRDVGIDSVVKEVTPDEYRSAQSSNQLDVSMWRKSQPLAIVLGNNELWVPPFENYFGNRTGMLWAAYVDSGGSDGIEPPEYVKQLIADINAFQSADQSGDEFKQIGERMVKNMVENLLFIGTVRAPAPIYRNNDLKNFIEFQTHSYEYYRTYPYRATQWWLDE; via the coding sequence TTGCCCGGTGCTGCTCTGGCCAACTGCCCGGCGATCAGCGTTGCTGACATGGGTGGCGTCGCTGCGGGTGAATTTCCGCAACAATATGAACTGGCAGAGTTCCAGGATGCAGCGGGCTGCACCATGGAGTTTTCAGCGAACCCCGATTCAGCCGCGCTGAACGGTCAGATCGCAGGCAACGGCGACCTGCCTGACCTGGCAGATCGTCTGCCGTCCGAACCGCTGGTCGTGGTGCCTTATGCGGGTGTGGGCAAATACGGCGGGACGCTGGACGTTCTGTCCAACGCGACCGAGGCTGGTACCTCTGACTTCCTGTCGGTGCGCCACGTCAACCTGGTCCGGTATTCCGATGACCTTCAGACCATCGTGCCAAACATTGCCAAGTCCTGGGAATGGAACGATGATTTCACCCAGCTGACATTCCACCTGCGTGCCGGTCACAAATGGTCGGACGGTGCGCCGTTTACCAGTGCAGACGTCAAGTTCTGGTATGACGATCTGCATATGGACACGAATATCTTCGAAGCGCCGAAGGATTACGTGACCGTCGCGGGTGAGCGGATGACCGTTGATGCCCCGGATGAGACCACAGTGGTCTTCAACCTGCCGGCACCCAAGCCCGGTCTGCTGGCACACTTTGCCACGCACTTCGGTCAGGGCTTCCAGCCCAAGCATTTCCTGGGTCAGTTTCACCCCGGTATCAATGCTGACGCAGACAGCCTTGCCCAAAGCCTCGGCTTTGAAAACGGCTATGACGCGATCAAGGCCTATTGGGGCAATTCGGACTGGACGGACACGCCGTCACCGATGCTGTCCAAGCCGGACCTTGTTGGTGGTCTGCCCAAGGCAACGCTGCCGACGCTGGAATCGCATATCTATGTGACCGACACGACCGAGGGTCGCCACCTTGTGGCCAACCCCTACTTCCACCAGGTTGATACGACCGGCCAGCAGCTGCCCTATATCGGTGAGCAGGACGAAGTCTATATCAACGACAACGAAGTTCGGATCCTGAAGCTGGTGAATGGCGAAGTTGACTATAAGTCACAGTCGCTGCAGCTGCCTTCGGCACCGCTTCTTCTGGAAAATCAGGAGGCCGGCAACTATTCGATCTACCTCAAGCCGGAAATCACGCTGGGTGCCTTTGGCTTCAACGTGACGCATGAAGATGAAGCCAAGCGCGCCATCTTTGGCGATCTGAGCTTCCGTGAGGCGATGTCGATTGCCATCAACCGCGATGAGCTGAACGAAACGGCGTTCTTCGGTCTGGGTAACGGCACCCAGTATGTCGGCTTCTCGCCGCTGCCGGAGTTTGTTGATCCGGCCTGGGAAAGCTACATGACGGATTTCGATCCGGATGCGGCAAATGCCAAGCTGGATGCAATGGGCCTGGCCGACACCGATGGTGACGGGCTGCGCGAAATGCCCAATGGTGACAAACTGGTGCTGAACCTGAACTATTCGACGCAAGGCATCGCCGGGCAGACGGTGGAACTGGTCAGCCAGTACTGGCGCGATGTCGGCATCGACTCGGTCGTGAAAGAGGTGACGCCGGACGAGTATCGCTCGGCCCAGTCCTCGAACCAGCTGGACGTTTCCATGTGGCGCAAGTCGCAGCCGCTGGCCATCGTTCTGGGCAACAACGAACTGTGGGTGCCGCCGTTCGAGAACTACTTCGGCAACCGGACCGGTATGCTGTGGGCAGCATATGTCGACAGCGGAGGCTCGGACGGTATTGAGCCGCCCGAGTACGTCAAGCAGCTAATCGCTGACATCAACGCCTTCCAGTCCGCGGACCAGTCGGGTGATGAGTTCAAGCAGATTGGTGAGCGTATGGTGAAGAACATGGTCGAAAACCTGCTGTTCATCGGCACGGTTCGCGCGCCTGCTCCGATCTATCGTAACAACGATCTGAAGAACTTCATCGAGTTCCAGACACATTCTTACGAGTACTATCGGACCTATCCGTACCGCGCCACGCAGTGGTGGCTGGACGAATAA